From Daucus carota subsp. sativus chromosome 6, DH1 v3.0, whole genome shotgun sequence, the proteins below share one genomic window:
- the LOC108227853 gene encoding probable LRR receptor-like serine/threonine-protein kinase IRK, which yields MRSLFVHTVLLLLVVGQVRSLNPSLNDDLLGLIVFKADIQDPDGKLESWNEDDNSPCGWMGVRCNPRSNRVTELNLDGFGLSGRIGRGILQLQFLRKLSLAKNNLTGSLAFSLAQLENLRVVDLSQNNLGGPIPGNFFSQCGSLRSISLANNKFSGHIPDRLSSCFTLATLNFSGNQFSGLLPSGIWDMQGLRSLDLSSNLLEGEIPKGIEGANNLREIHLEKNRLTGEVPAGIGNCLLLRSIDFSDNSFSGFIPSTMQMLTLCNNLNLHKNSFLGEVPEWIGDMKSLESLDLSENRLSGPMPISLGKLQSLKLLNLSKNSLSGSLPESIINCVNLVVVDVNQNFLTGKLPSWLFGLSLQKVDFSENNLNGNIDASVKSLTDHSRRSLLVLDISNNSLTGEIPSALGDISSLQYLNLSRNSLTGGIPDSIKNLKALDVLDLSNNQLTGSIPMKIGDAVSLRKLWLEKNFLSGDIPASIEKCTPLTSLILSHNSLTGSIPVAFAKLTNLQTVDLSYNKFSGTLPKQLANLAHLISFNISHNQVQGDLPAGGFFNTISPSSLSGNPSLCGAAVNKSCPAVLPKPIVLNPNSSDSNPDSIPVNPGHKKIILSISALIAIGAAATIIIGVIAITVLNLRVRSTTPHSAAAFTLSGGDGFSSSPTSDGNSGKLVMFSGDPDFSTGAHALLNKDCELGRGGFGAVYRTVLKDGRSVAIKKLTVSSLVKSQDDFEREVKKLGKIHHRNLVALEGYYWTPSLQLLIYEFVSGGSLYKQLHEVSGNSLSWNERFTIILGIAKSLAHLHHQNIIHYNLKSSNILIDSSGEPKVADSGLARLLPMLDRYILSSKIQSALGYMAPEFGCKTVKITEKCDVYGFGVLVLEVVTGRRPVEYMEDDVVVLCDMVRGALEEGRVEDCVDEKLRDKFPPDEAIPVIKLGLICTSQVPSNRPDMAEVINILELIRCPSEGQEELV from the exons ATGAGAAGCTTGTTTGTTCACACAGTATTGTTGTTGCTAGTTGTGGGTCAAGTAAGATCTTTGAACCCGTCACTGAATGATGATCTATTGGGACTCATTGTATTTAAGGCTGATATTCAAGATCCAGATGGAAAGTTAGAATCTTGGAATGAAGATGATAATAGTCCCTGCGGATGGATGGGGGTTAGATGTAACCCTAGATCTAATAGAGTTACGGAGTTGAATCTTGATGGTTTTGGTCTTTCTGGAAGGATAGGCCGAGGAATTCTCCAACTTCAGTTTCTACGGAAGTTATCACTTGCTAAGAATAATCTTACTGGGAGCCTAGCCTTTAGTCTCGCCCAGTTGGAAAACCTGAGGGTTGTTGACTTGAGCCAGAACAATCTTGGAGGCCCTATTCCAGGCAATTTCTTTAGCCAATGTGGCTCGTTAAGATCGATTTCTTTGGCTAATAACAAGTTTTCAGGACACATTCCAGATAGATTAAGCTCATGCTTTACACTTGCTACACTTAACTTCTCCGGGAATCAGTTTTCAGGTCTGCTGCCTTCTGGGATTTGGGATATGCAGGGGCTTAGATCACTTGACTTGTCTAGTAATCTGCTTGAGGGTGAGATACCCAAGGGCATTGAAGGAGCAAACAACTTGAGAGAAATACATTTGGAAAAGAATCGATTAACTGGCGAGGTTCCAGCCGGAATCGGTAATTGTTTGCTGCTAAGATCAATAGATTTtagtgataattctttttcagGATTTATTCCAAGCACAATGCAGATGCTTACTTTGTGCAATAATCTTAATTTACACAAGAACTCCTTTTTGGGTGAAGTCCCTGAATGGATTGGAGATATGAAAAGCCTTGAGAGTCTGGATCTTTCTGAAAATAGATTGTCTGGACCAATGCCAATTTCTTTGGGGAAGCTTCAGTCTCTGAAACTTCTGAATCTATCCAAAAATTCCCTTTCAGGGAGCTTGCCTGAGTCGATTATCAATTGCGTAAACCTTGTTGTGGTGGATGTAAATCAGAATTTTTTGACTGGCAAGCTTCCATCCTGGTTGTTTGGATTGAGTTTACAGAAAGTTGATTTCTCAGAGAATAATTTAAACGGAAACATAGATGCTTCTGTGAAATCTTTGACGGACCACTCCCGCAGAAGCCTTCTAGTATTGGATATATCTAACAATTCATTGACTGGTGAAATCCCATCTGCTCTTGGGGACATTAGCAGCTTGCAATACTTAAATTTGTCCAGAAATTCACTGACAGGTGGCATACCAGACagtattaaaaatttgaaagcTTTGGATGTTCTTGACCTGAGTAACAACCAGTTGACTGGAAGCATTCCCATGAAAATCGGAGACGCTGTATCTTTGAGGAAGTTGTGGTTAGAGAAGAACTTCTTGTCCGGGGATATTCCTGCTTCTATAGAAAAGTGTACTCCACTGACATCATT GATACTGTCACACAACAGCCTGACTGGATCTATCCCTGTTGCCTTTGCTAAGCTTACGAACCTTCAAACTGTTGACCTGTCATATAACAAATTCTCTGGAACTCTACCAAAGCAATTGGCTAATCTTGCCCACCTTATTTCCTTCAACATATCACACAACCAGGTCCAAGGTGACCTGCCTGCTGGTGGTTTCTTCAACACTATTTCCCCATCTTCCCTATCCGGCAATCCATCTCTTTGTGGTGCTGCAGTAAATAAGAGTTGCCCTGCTGTCCTTCCCAAGCCAATTGTCCTAAATCCTAATTCTTCTGATTCCAATCCAGACTCAATCCCTGTCAATCCTGGTCACAAAAAAATAATCCTTAGCATTTCTGCGCTTATTGCCATTGGTGCAGCTGCCACGATTATCATTGGGGTAATTGCCATTACTGTTCTCAACCTCCGTGTTCGATCCACTACACCTCATTCTGCAGCAGCTTTCACACTATCTGGAGGAGATGGCTTCAGCAGTTCCCCTACCTCAGATGGCAATTCTGGGAAGTTAGTGATGTTTTCTGGCGACCCTGACTTTAGCACAGGAGCACATGCACTTCTCAATAAAGATTGTGAGCTTGGGCGTGGTGGCTTTGGAGCTGTCTATCGAACAGTTCTTAAAGATGGGCGGTCAGTTGCCATTAAAAAGCTCACTGTTTCCAGTCTTGTCAAGTCGCAAGATGATTTTGAAAGGGAAGTTAAGAAATTGGGGAAAATTCATCACCGTAATCTTGTGGCCCTCGAAGGTTATTATTGGACTCCATCACTACAACTccttatatatgaatttgtttctGGCGGAAGCTTGTACAAGCAACTTCATGAGGTGTCAGGAAACTCTCTTTCATGGAATGAGAGATTTACTATTATTCTTGGAATAGCTAAAAGCTTGGCTCATTTGCACCACCAGAACATTATACACTACAACCTGAAATCAAGTAATATCTTGATTGACAGCTCAGGAGAACCAAAAGTTGCGGATTCTGGTCTAGCGAGGCTGTTACCTATGCTAGATCGTTACATTTTAAGCAGCAAGATTCAGAGTGCACTTGGCTACATGGCACCTGAATTTGGATGTAAAACTgtaaaaattacagaaaaatgtGATGTATACGGGTTTGGGGTTTTGGTACTGGAGGTGGTTACCGGAAGGAGACCGGTTGAGTACATGGAAGACGATGTGGTAGTACTCTGTGATATGGTCAGAGGGGCACTGGAAGAAGGCAGGGTGGAGGATTGTGTTGATGAGAAGCTAAGGGACAAGTTTCCACCCGACGAGGCAATTCCAGTAATTAAGTTAGGCTTGATTTGTACATCACAGGTGCCTTCAAATCGGCCAGACATGGCAGAGGTGATAAACATATTGGAGCTGATCAGATGTCCTTCAGAAGGCCAGGAAGAGTTGGTATAA